Proteins encoded by one window of Chondromyces crocatus:
- a CDS encoding GNAT family N-acetyltransferase, giving the protein MPSPPLRRSDRSVGVNLREAVDGDLPAISAIYGHHVERGLGTFEEVAPDAAEMGQRVAAVQARGLPWLVVEAEGAVVGFGYVGPFRLRTAYRYAVEDSVYVAPAWVGRGVGRTLLEALIERSRARGLRQILALIGDSGNAASIGLHATCGFESTGLLPAAGFKHGRWVDVVIMRLSLAGDEAPPIGDGWAEVPG; this is encoded by the coding sequence ATGCCCTCGCCGCCCCTGCGCCGAAGCGATAGGAGCGTAGGGGTGAACCTGCGAGAGGCGGTCGACGGGGATCTTCCAGCGATTTCGGCGATCTACGGGCACCACGTGGAGCGCGGCCTCGGGACGTTCGAAGAAGTCGCGCCCGACGCGGCCGAGATGGGGCAGCGGGTCGCAGCGGTGCAGGCGCGCGGGTTGCCCTGGCTGGTGGTGGAAGCCGAGGGAGCGGTGGTGGGGTTCGGGTACGTGGGGCCTTTCCGCCTGCGGACGGCGTACCGCTACGCCGTGGAAGATAGCGTCTACGTGGCGCCAGCGTGGGTGGGCAGAGGGGTGGGGCGCACGTTGCTGGAGGCGCTGATAGAACGGTCGCGCGCGCGAGGGCTGCGGCAGATCCTGGCGCTCATCGGGGACAGCGGGAACGCGGCGTCGATCGGCCTGCACGCTACCTGCGGGTTCGAGTCCACAGGGCTCCTTCCTGCAGCCGGATTCAAGCACGGGCGCTGGGTCGACGTGGTGATCATGCGGCTGTCGCTCGCCGGAGACGAGGCGCCACCGATCGGTGACGGCTGGGCCGAGGTGCCCGGGTGA
- a CDS encoding LLM class flavin-dependent oxidoreductase, with the protein MTIPLSVLDLFPVGEGTSPRQAIQDSLEVARRVDALGYERIWVAEHHNMPNIASAAPEVLIGHIAGITQRIRVGSGGIMIPNHTPLRVVEIFRTLEALYPGRIDLGLGRAPGTDPVTASALRRSNVEVNQELAELLAFANGTFPVGHPFRNITAMPSDVPLPPIWMLGSTDAGARIAATLGVGYAFAGHFNMAEARNAIALYRARFSPKVLDAPRVILAVTVICAETDERATQLAAPHRVAVARLSRGLPAAIPSVEEALAYRFTPEEQLVVDRFAHGAVVGSPERVREGLSRLVEETGADELMVSTMIPLLDERIGSYERVARLFELEGAA; encoded by the coding sequence ATGACCATCCCGCTCTCCGTCCTCGATCTTTTCCCGGTCGGTGAAGGAACCTCGCCTCGCCAGGCCATCCAGGACTCTCTCGAGGTAGCGCGTCGCGTCGATGCGCTCGGATACGAGCGCATCTGGGTCGCCGAGCACCACAACATGCCGAACATCGCGAGCGCCGCACCCGAGGTGCTCATCGGCCACATCGCCGGCATCACCCAGCGCATCCGCGTCGGCTCGGGGGGCATCATGATCCCGAACCACACCCCCCTGCGCGTGGTGGAGATCTTCCGCACCCTCGAAGCCCTCTACCCTGGCCGCATCGATCTCGGCCTTGGTCGCGCCCCTGGCACCGATCCCGTGACGGCCTCTGCCCTTCGCCGCAGCAACGTGGAGGTCAACCAGGAACTGGCCGAGCTGCTGGCCTTCGCGAACGGCACTTTTCCCGTCGGTCACCCCTTCCGGAACATCACCGCCATGCCGTCGGATGTTCCCCTTCCGCCCATCTGGATGCTGGGCTCCACCGACGCTGGCGCCCGCATCGCGGCCACGCTCGGCGTCGGCTACGCCTTCGCGGGGCACTTCAACATGGCCGAGGCCCGCAATGCGATTGCGCTCTACCGCGCTCGGTTCAGCCCCAAGGTCCTCGACGCGCCGAGGGTCATCCTCGCCGTCACCGTCATCTGCGCCGAGACCGACGAGCGCGCCACGCAGCTCGCCGCGCCCCACCGCGTCGCCGTGGCCCGCCTCAGTCGTGGCCTACCCGCGGCGATTCCATCCGTCGAAGAAGCTCTGGCCTACCGCTTCACCCCTGAGGAACAGCTCGTGGTCGACCGGTTCGCGCACGGCGCCGTCGTTGGCAGTCCGGAGCGCGTTCGCGAAGGCCTCTCCCGCCTCGTCGAGGAGACCGGAGCCGACGAACTCATGGTCTCCACCATGATCCCGCTCCTCGATGAGCGCATCGGCTCCTACGAGCGCGTCGCCCGGCTCTTCGAGCTGGAGGGGGCTGCATGA
- a CDS encoding thiazole synthase → MTDDTLRIGRHTFKSRLFVGTGKYKDVEETRLALEASGAEVVTVAVRRVNLKERGEGSMMSLLAAGRWTILPNTAGCYTAEDALRTCRLARELLQSDLVKLEVIGDERTLFPDNEATLEAARVLVKEGFTVLPYCIDDPIMCRKLEDIGCAAVMPLAAPIGSGLGIRNPANLMIIREHAKVPVIVDAGVGSASDAAVAMELGCDGVLMNTAIAGAQKPVMMAEAMRDAVRAGRLSYLAGRIPRKLYATASSPLDGRIGTPG, encoded by the coding sequence ATGACCGACGATACCCTGCGAATCGGCCGACACACCTTCAAGTCCCGCCTCTTCGTGGGGACGGGCAAATACAAGGACGTCGAGGAGACCCGCCTTGCGCTCGAGGCCTCGGGCGCCGAGGTCGTCACCGTCGCCGTCCGGCGTGTCAATCTCAAGGAGCGCGGCGAGGGATCCATGATGTCGCTGCTCGCCGCAGGTCGGTGGACGATCCTTCCCAATACTGCAGGCTGCTACACCGCCGAGGACGCACTTCGTACATGTCGCCTCGCGCGCGAGCTGCTCCAGAGCGATCTGGTCAAGCTCGAGGTCATCGGCGATGAACGCACCCTCTTTCCCGACAATGAGGCCACCCTGGAAGCCGCGCGCGTCCTGGTCAAGGAGGGCTTCACCGTGCTCCCCTATTGCATTGATGACCCCATCATGTGTCGCAAGCTCGAGGACATCGGTTGCGCCGCCGTCATGCCCCTCGCTGCGCCCATCGGCAGTGGTCTCGGCATCCGGAACCCCGCGAACCTCATGATCATCCGCGAGCACGCCAAGGTTCCCGTCATCGTCGATGCAGGTGTGGGGTCTGCCAGCGACGCCGCGGTCGCCATGGAACTCGGCTGCGACGGGGTGCTGATGAACACTGCGATCGCTGGCGCCCAGAAGCCGGTGATGATGGCCGAGGCCATGCGCGACGCCGTCCGGGCAGGCCGTCTCTCGTACCTCGCGGGCCGCATTCCTCGGAAGCTCTACGCCACAGCGTCATCCCCCCTCGACGGCAGGATCGGCACGCCTGGTTGA